From the genome of Methanobacterium formicicum, one region includes:
- a CDS encoding MotA/TolQ/ExbB proton channel family protein: MIYEFFAGSFNTILEMFKSGGVITYIITIIGIYGIFYSAEKIYYLRKISQVGLPQIMSEVNKAMDRGGSLEALRSIGRYQNPISKIVAEALKIGFRSNREVEDAMERVFIVEMGRMTKGMDTIRTIIEIAPLLGLIGTVLGMWYTFKAMGVNASATGMAEGIYVALITTIMGLAVAIIILPLYTHINSKIEDELDKIEIAKKMTNWRSAEMRIKVDSDIENVITALKESDGVIEVKELHQDKDANIWISMNPHMLEKSIGNVIREKCNTEARVVESKLKQ, encoded by the coding sequence ATGATATACGAATTTTTTGCCGGCTCCTTCAACACCATACTGGAGATGTTCAAAAGTGGAGGAGTCATCACTTATATCATCACCATAATCGGAATTTATGGTATATTTTATTCTGCCGAGAAAATATACTACCTGCGCAAAATATCACAGGTAGGACTACCCCAGATCATGAGCGAAGTAAACAAAGCCATGGACCGTGGCGGTTCTCTAGAAGCATTACGTTCTATTGGACGTTATCAGAACCCTATTTCTAAGATTGTTGCCGAAGCTTTGAAGATAGGTTTTCGTAGCAACAGAGAAGTGGAAGATGCTATGGAAAGGGTGTTCATCGTAGAAATGGGACGTATGACCAAAGGAATGGACACAATCAGAACTATAATCGAAATAGCGCCTCTTTTAGGGCTGATCGGAACTGTTCTGGGAATGTGGTATACTTTCAAGGCCATGGGTGTAAATGCCAGTGCCACCGGAATGGCCGAAGGTATTTACGTGGCCCTCATTACCACCATAATGGGTTTAGCAGTGGCCATAATAATCCTACCCCTCTACACCCATATTAACAGTAAAATAGAGGATGAACTGGATAAAATAGAAATCGCCAAAAAGATGACCAACTGGCGATCCGCAGAGATGCGTATAAAAGTTGATTCTGATATTGAAAACGTAATTACTGCTTTAAAGGAATCTGATGGTGTAATAGAAGTTAAAGAGTTACATCAGGATAAGGATGCTAACATCTGGATTTCCATGAACCCCCACATGCTGGAAAAAAGTATTGGTAATGTGATCCGGGAAAAATGCAACACCGAAGCCCGGGTTGTGGAAAGTAAACTAAAACAATAA
- a CDS encoding 2-oxoacid:acceptor oxidoreductase subunit alpha — protein MKTEDYFIQGNEACARGGIKAGCRFFAGYPITPSTEIAEDMALFLPREGGTFVQMEDEISALGAVIGAVWSGRKAMTATSGPGFSLMQEHIGYAVMTETPLVIINMQRGSPSTGQPTMASQSDMMQARWGSHGDYEVIALCPSSVQECFDFTVEAFNLAEKYRVPVMVMSDEIVGHMREKISIPEKVNITTRQMPTQGPEDFLPYHAEPDGTSPMPAFGDGYKMHITGLTHDERGYPDASNPKTHAQLVKRLCDKILHHTDEIARIQSENVDDAEVIVLSYGAPSRSALKAVRTARKEGLKAGFVKLDVVWPLPEKMIREAVGEAQRVIVVEMNLGQIFYEIQRILPQDVELASKIGGEMHLPEEILKVIKSGSS, from the coding sequence ATGAAAACTGAGGATTATTTTATACAGGGTAACGAAGCCTGTGCCCGGGGCGGAATTAAAGCAGGATGTCGTTTTTTTGCCGGCTACCCCATAACTCCCTCCACCGAGATAGCAGAAGATATGGCATTGTTCCTGCCCCGTGAGGGAGGTACCTTCGTCCAGATGGAGGATGAAATATCCGCCCTGGGCGCAGTTATCGGGGCGGTATGGTCCGGTAGAAAGGCCATGACTGCCACTTCTGGGCCAGGATTTTCCCTAATGCAGGAACATATAGGATATGCCGTAATGACCGAAACCCCACTGGTCATAATAAACATGCAGCGAGGATCTCCATCCACGGGACAACCAACCATGGCCAGTCAGAGTGATATGATGCAGGCCCGTTGGGGATCCCACGGGGACTACGAAGTCATAGCCTTGTGCCCCTCATCAGTACAGGAATGTTTTGATTTTACAGTGGAGGCCTTTAACCTGGCGGAAAAGTACCGGGTTCCAGTAATGGTCATGAGTGATGAGATCGTGGGCCATATGAGGGAAAAAATAAGCATACCCGAGAAGGTTAACATCACTACCCGCCAGATGCCCACTCAGGGCCCAGAGGACTTTTTACCCTACCATGCCGAGCCTGATGGGACCAGTCCCATGCCTGCTTTTGGTGATGGATATAAAATGCATATCACCGGACTCACCCATGATGAAAGGGGCTATCCTGATGCATCTAATCCAAAAACCCACGCCCAACTGGTCAAACGTTTATGTGACAAGATCTTGCACCACACTGATGAAATTGCAAGGATACAAAGTGAAAATGTGGATGATGCTGAGGTAATTGTGCTTTCCTATGGTGCACCTTCCAGATCAGCCCTAAAAGCGGTTAGAACAGCTAGAAAAGAGGGTTTAAAAGCAGGATTTGTTAAACTGGATGTGGTGTGGCCCTTACCGGAAAAGATGATCAGGGAAGCAGTTGGAGAAGCCCAGCGGGTAATTGTTGTAGAAATGAACCTGGGACAGATATTCTACGAGATTCAAAGGATCCTTCCCCAAGATGTGGAGTTAGCTTCCAAGATCGGTGGTGAAATGCACCTTCCCGAGGAGATCTTGAAAGTAATAAAATCGGGATCAAGTTAG
- a CDS encoding 2-oxoacid:ferredoxin oxidoreductase subunit gamma → MRKEIRIAGFGGQGVILAGIVIGKAAALYDGIHAVQTQSYGPEARGGASRTELVISDEEIDYPKVHNPDIFVAMSHEALVAYLDGLKEGGILIIDPDMVNEDEISSFVKEHHIQVYHAPATRTADEKVGLRIVANIVMIGAITGFTKVISEESARKAIAASVPPGTEDKNLSAFEAGMELSQQEV, encoded by the coding sequence TTGCGTAAAGAAATCAGAATAGCTGGATTTGGTGGTCAGGGAGTTATACTGGCAGGAATCGTCATAGGTAAGGCAGCAGCCTTGTATGATGGTATACACGCCGTGCAAACCCAATCTTATGGGCCAGAAGCGCGAGGAGGTGCTTCAAGAACAGAACTGGTTATCAGTGATGAGGAAATTGATTATCCTAAGGTCCATAATCCTGATATATTTGTGGCCATGTCCCACGAAGCCCTGGTTGCCTACCTAGATGGATTGAAAGAGGGAGGAATCCTGATAATCGATCCAGATATGGTGAATGAGGATGAAATCAGTTCCTTTGTGAAAGAACACCATATTCAAGTTTACCATGCACCGGCTACCCGCACTGCTGATGAAAAGGTGGGGCTGCGTATCGTGGCTAACATCGTAATGATTGGAGCTATAACTGGTTTCACCAAAGTTATATCTGAAGAATCAGCCCGTAAAGCCATAGCAGCCAGTGTACCTCCTGGAACAGAGGACAAAAACCTCTCGGCATTTGAAGCAGGAATGGAACTTTCCCAGCAGGAAGTGTGA
- a CDS encoding rod shape-determining protein codes for MFNFGKKEEVKEEKKQALSNTLGIDLGTLNTVVARPSGDKFDLFKIPSVVAVKKEDPGYVLAVGEEAKAMLGRTPEDIIAVRPLRQGVIESIAQAESLLLYSMDLGSGENTASIDRIVVGIPGDASEVEKKAVEDIGKKAGANYVLVISEGLAAAIGAGLPIAEASGTMVIDIGAGSSDVVVISLGGITDIETIRSGGDDIDSNIVEKVKELYNVEIGIHEAEKAKIEVGMVHSENDGENGKTVVIGKSMETNKPQKVEIDSKLVADAAEPIIAKLVEALAKVLERMSPELVSGVYNKTVVVGGTSQLKGLKERIYEEVGVPVEISDDPMTVVAKGTAIVAAEPRALEPEVRLKAMK; via the coding sequence ATGTTTAATTTTGGTAAAAAAGAGGAAGTTAAAGAGGAAAAAAAACAGGCTTTATCCAACACATTGGGTATAGACCTAGGAACCCTTAACACAGTGGTGGCCCGGCCATCTGGAGATAAATTTGATTTATTCAAAATTCCATCAGTGGTAGCTGTTAAGAAAGAAGATCCAGGTTATGTTCTGGCAGTTGGTGAAGAAGCCAAAGCCATGCTGGGAAGAACCCCGGAAGATATTATTGCAGTAAGACCACTCAGGCAGGGAGTTATTGAAAGCATAGCTCAAGCAGAATCACTCCTGCTCTACTCCATGGATCTGGGTTCAGGTGAAAATACCGCCAGTATTGACCGCATTGTAGTGGGTATACCTGGAGATGCTTCGGAAGTAGAAAAAAAAGCAGTGGAAGATATTGGTAAAAAAGCAGGAGCCAACTATGTTCTGGTGATAAGTGAAGGACTGGCCGCAGCAATAGGTGCCGGCTTACCTATAGCCGAAGCTTCCGGTACCATGGTCATTGATATTGGTGCTGGATCCAGTGATGTGGTAGTCATATCCCTGGGTGGAATAACTGATATTGAAACCATACGCAGTGGTGGAGACGACATAGACTCCAACATCGTGGAAAAGGTAAAAGAACTTTACAATGTTGAAATAGGAATCCACGAAGCTGAAAAAGCCAAAATAGAAGTGGGAATGGTTCACTCTGAAAATGATGGTGAAAACGGTAAAACCGTGGTCATTGGTAAATCCATGGAAACCAACAAACCACAAAAAGTGGAGATCGATTCCAAACTGGTGGCAGACGCCGCCGAACCAATTATCGCCAAACTGGTGGAAGCACTGGCCAAGGTCCTGGAAAGAATGTCTCCCGAACTTGTTTCCGGTGTCTACAACAAAACCGTAGTTGTTGGTGGAACATCTCAACTTAAAGGGCTTAAAGAACGTATCTACGAAGAAGTGGGCGTGCCCGTGGAGATCTCTGACGACCCCATGACCGTGGTGGCCAAGGGAACCGCAATTGTGGCTGCTGAACCACGTGCACTGGAACCAGAAGTACGTCTTAAAGCCATGAAATAA
- a CDS encoding class E sortase: MKISTFLIIAGMIIISFYALVEVNYYSATQTINQKPGETPYVIIPKIGVDQTINNKSVDYGIYHEPQSAKPGSGTVVLFGHRTLHGSPFLKLDQLQAGDNITLEWPGIGYVEYIVENSTIVPADYRLSVEQGDVLFLITCYPLGSTKERLMIEAKQGKMYPIKTSRVANQQQYYAIAIILAFMVCGTVLSYFYPVKEDKIIIFIATVALTFFLTLGYFFPTPAGAIESNISQITNFLGLGF, from the coding sequence ATGAAAATCTCCACTTTTTTAATCATTGCCGGGATGATCATCATCTCTTTTTATGCCCTGGTGGAAGTCAATTACTATTCTGCTACCCAGACCATTAATCAAAAACCAGGGGAGACTCCTTATGTCATAATACCTAAAATTGGTGTTGATCAGACCATAAATAACAAATCAGTGGACTACGGAATCTACCATGAACCCCAATCTGCTAAACCCGGCAGTGGAACGGTGGTCTTATTTGGGCACCGCACCCTTCATGGTTCTCCCTTTCTCAAACTGGACCAGTTACAGGCGGGTGACAATATAACTCTGGAATGGCCAGGAATAGGTTATGTGGAGTATATAGTTGAGAACAGTACCATTGTACCGGCAGATTACCGGTTGTCTGTGGAGCAGGGTGATGTGTTATTTTTGATCACCTGCTACCCCCTGGGATCAACTAAAGAGAGGTTGATGATCGAGGCTAAACAGGGGAAGATGTACCCTATCAAAACTTCCCGAGTAGCCAATCAACAGCAATATTATGCAATTGCAATAATACTTGCATTTATGGTTTGTGGAACTGTATTAAGTTATTTTTATCCGGTAAAGGAGGATAAAATCATAATTTTCATAGCTACGGTGGCTTTGACCTTCTTTCTGACGTTGGGTTACTTCTTCCCTACTCCGGCCGGTGCAATTGAATCAAACATATCCCAGATCACTAACTTTCTAGGTTTGGGATTTTAA
- the sucC gene encoding ADP-forming succinate--CoA ligase subunit beta, producing the protein MKVHEYQAKEIFKAGGIPTPPSIVAETPEEAQEAAGTIKKPVAIKSQVLIGGRGKAGGIKFADNPEMTYQLTKELLGSTIRGETVRKVLVEEMLDIRDELYLSVAVDRSARKPLIMASKSGGVDIEQVASTTPDKIYKYHQDPLEEFMPYQAREIARKMGVDNELISPVGGIIWKLYQIFLKYDANIAEINPLVLTNQGVIAADAKLDIDDDSLYRHRDMAQFKAESADEFAYVKLDGDIAVIGNGAGLTLTGMDMLKLYGGEPATFLDIGGGASQENIARALNLVISNPQVKVVFLNVLGGITRADDVAHGVISVLKESKREVPLVIRLTGTNEEEGQRLLTEAGVSYETSMEAAAQKAVELCHSLE; encoded by the coding sequence ATGAAAGTCCATGAATACCAGGCCAAAGAAATATTCAAAGCAGGAGGGATACCAACACCCCCAAGTATAGTGGCCGAAACACCGGAAGAAGCTCAGGAAGCTGCTGGAACCATCAAAAAACCAGTAGCCATAAAATCCCAGGTATTGATTGGTGGACGAGGCAAAGCTGGAGGTATTAAATTTGCAGATAATCCGGAAATGACTTACCAGCTAACAAAAGAACTATTAGGGAGTACTATACGGGGAGAAACTGTTCGGAAAGTGTTGGTTGAGGAAATGCTGGATATCCGGGATGAATTATACCTCAGCGTGGCTGTGGACCGGTCGGCCCGCAAACCACTTATAATGGCCAGTAAATCTGGTGGGGTGGATATTGAACAGGTAGCCAGCACTACCCCCGACAAAATATATAAGTATCACCAGGACCCTCTGGAGGAGTTCATGCCCTACCAGGCCCGGGAAATAGCCCGTAAAATGGGAGTGGATAACGAGCTCATATCTCCGGTGGGAGGTATCATCTGGAAACTTTACCAGATATTCCTGAAGTACGATGCCAATATAGCCGAGATCAACCCTCTGGTTCTCACCAACCAGGGAGTTATTGCTGCTGATGCTAAACTGGATATCGATGATGATTCCCTTTACCGCCACCGGGATATGGCCCAGTTTAAAGCAGAATCTGCTGATGAATTTGCTTATGTTAAACTGGACGGTGATATTGCAGTTATTGGTAATGGTGCCGGTCTCACCCTCACCGGGATGGACATGCTCAAACTTTATGGTGGAGAACCCGCCACTTTCCTGGATATAGGTGGAGGAGCATCACAGGAAAACATTGCCCGTGCACTGAACCTGGTTATATCCAACCCTCAAGTAAAAGTAGTGTTTTTAAATGTTTTAGGTGGAATAACCCGGGCGGATGATGTGGCCCATGGGGTTATCAGTGTGTTAAAAGAGTCTAAACGGGAAGTGCCCCTGGTCATACGGCTCACTGGTACCAATGAAGAAGAGGGGCAACGCTTACTCACCGAAGCGGGAGTAAGTTACGAAACCTCCATGGAAGCCGCTGCCCAGAAAGCAGTCGAGCTATGCCATAGTCTGGAATAA
- a CDS encoding dihydroneopterin aldolase family protein: MSDEKYFQNITTRERAIFEGAITMGALFHQFVGTPVDRDTAPSLEKAMEQSLTLQPCINSVEVKIDRETLENAGNEYQYLSLTGDMLDVKVTSEFEGVKVVVRMHYIEELQYPLMYVEEVDSSDH; this comes from the coding sequence ATGAGTGATGAAAAATATTTCCAGAATATTACCACCCGGGAACGGGCTATATTTGAAGGGGCCATAACCATGGGTGCACTTTTCCACCAGTTCGTGGGGACACCAGTAGACCGGGACACGGCCCCCTCACTGGAAAAAGCCATGGAACAATCCCTAACATTACAGCCCTGTATCAACAGTGTGGAAGTAAAAATTGACCGTGAAACGTTAGAAAATGCTGGAAATGAATACCAGTACCTTTCCCTCACTGGAGATATGCTGGATGTGAAGGTTACCTCTGAATTTGAAGGGGTGAAAGTGGTGGTGCGCATGCACTACATTGAAGAGCTACAGTATCCTTTGATGTATGTGGAAGAAGTAGATTCGAGTGACCATTGA
- a CDS encoding 4Fe-4S dicluster domain-containing protein gives MITVNENLCKGCNICTEFCPRKVYGKSGKLNKKGVNVPVPENEDKCTQCQLCAMMCPDQAIKVDEKVDDADEN, from the coding sequence ATGATAACCGTTAATGAGAATCTGTGCAAAGGCTGTAACATCTGCACCGAGTTCTGTCCCCGTAAAGTTTATGGGAAATCAGGGAAGCTCAATAAAAAGGGTGTGAATGTTCCAGTACCTGAAAATGAGGACAAGTGCACCCAGTGTCAGCTGTGTGCCATGATGTGTCCTGATCAGGCAATAAAAGTAGATGAAAAAGTGGATGATGCGGATGAAAACTGA
- a CDS encoding DUF515 domain-containing protein produces the protein MLDKILGKKDKDKKDVPDLRKDGKQADSDIGGRLKGMVSKATEKSKEKIASNDKENGKLSAGDKKPRPMPKPRPKSRPAAQDKPTLKPPLKKQPPKKGRFGGIGSAAGFGKGGIPDDDQRTLLGAAVFGIILIVLVGAGYYFMVYAPYQETLTTAKQTKITEVNTYFKGALATDYNRTLLLAQIDGATTPEAALAVDVLGPATSSWREYQNQQIESQKDPYGRVMISYQAGGQKNLIMKTAEAQTIVNEADAKALSNMLVETPDTVAVPIIISRLQAAGGLVNVGDSVDVYLTTTNASATTASSNNTTVNQTVNQSKSTSPTISGATVLAILRAKDSGAVDANLEQSQEIAINTLTMTNSRTQTANTDVEELLKAAASNTWDSTQVNSLLNAYGWKLSDFERASNLGELDVQYMVVLEVPRENALFLMQNSQSLQLTVPTQDAPEWMITELKQIYGTG, from the coding sequence ATGTTAGATAAGATCTTAGGAAAAAAGGATAAAGATAAAAAAGATGTTCCTGATCTTCGGAAAGATGGGAAACAAGCTGACTCGGACATCGGCGGGCGTCTTAAAGGAATGGTGTCCAAGGCCACTGAAAAATCCAAGGAAAAAATAGCCAGTAATGACAAAGAAAATGGAAAACTTTCAGCAGGGGATAAAAAACCACGCCCTATGCCTAAACCTCGTCCAAAATCCCGTCCCGCAGCTCAGGACAAGCCTACTTTAAAACCTCCTCTAAAGAAACAACCTCCGAAGAAAGGACGTTTCGGTGGTATTGGTAGTGCAGCAGGTTTCGGAAAGGGCGGAATTCCTGATGATGATCAGAGGACACTGCTTGGTGCAGCTGTTTTTGGAATTATACTTATTGTACTAGTGGGGGCTGGTTACTACTTCATGGTATATGCACCCTACCAGGAAACACTTACTACCGCTAAGCAAACCAAGATAACTGAGGTTAACACCTACTTCAAGGGAGCGCTGGCAACAGATTACAATAGAACTTTACTTCTAGCCCAAATTGACGGGGCAACCACGCCCGAAGCGGCCCTGGCAGTGGATGTGCTAGGTCCAGCAACTTCCAGCTGGCGAGAGTATCAGAACCAGCAGATTGAATCTCAAAAAGATCCCTATGGCCGGGTGATGATATCGTATCAGGCTGGTGGGCAGAAAAATCTTATAATGAAAACTGCCGAGGCTCAGACCATTGTTAATGAGGCCGATGCCAAGGCTCTGTCTAACATGTTGGTTGAAACTCCGGACACGGTGGCTGTGCCCATAATAATTTCCCGACTTCAGGCTGCAGGAGGCCTGGTTAATGTGGGGGACAGTGTGGATGTTTATCTAACCACCACCAACGCTTCTGCAACTACCGCATCTTCCAACAACACTACTGTTAACCAAACGGTCAACCAATCAAAATCAACTTCACCCACCATTAGTGGGGCAACTGTTCTGGCCATTTTAAGGGCTAAAGACAGTGGAGCTGTTGATGCCAACCTGGAACAATCCCAGGAAATTGCCATTAACACTCTGACCATGACCAACAGTAGAACCCAAACTGCTAACACTGATGTGGAGGAACTCCTTAAAGCAGCGGCATCAAACACCTGGGACTCAACACAGGTTAACAGTTTACTCAATGCCTACGGTTGGAAATTATCCGACTTTGAACGGGCTTCCAATCTGGGTGAACTGGATGTGCAGTACATGGTAGTGCTGGAAGTACCCCGTGAAAATGCCCTGTTCCTGATGCAGAATAGTCAGAGCTTACAGCTGACTGTACCCACCCAGGATGCTCCGGAATGGATGATAACTGAGTTAAAACAGATATACGGAACTGGTTAG
- a CDS encoding 2-oxoacid:ferredoxin oxidoreductase subunit beta: MEENRENRFMKYLRKDRLPHIFCAGCGNGIIMNTFFNGMEMAEVDFEDVVMVSGIGCSSRIPGYVKCDSLHTTHGRPISFATGVKLANPENEVVVFTGDGDAAAIGGNHLIHGARRNINLTVICINNSIYGMTGGQISPTSPRGSYGSTAPYGAIERPFDLSELVKAAGATYVARWTTAQPVQLSNAIKKGLQNNGFSFIEVISQCPTYFGRKNKMRTPVEMMQWMKEASIVKRRADKLSNEELEGKIVVGEFQAKKEAEYSDRICQLLEDKCTTGKPSAIRSAYQGD, translated from the coding sequence ATGGAAGAAAACAGGGAAAATCGTTTTATGAAATACTTAAGGAAGGACAGACTTCCCCATATATTCTGCGCAGGATGCGGAAATGGAATTATCATGAACACATTCTTCAATGGTATGGAAATGGCTGAGGTGGATTTTGAAGATGTGGTAATGGTGTCGGGGATAGGATGTTCCTCTCGAATACCCGGCTATGTTAAATGTGACTCTTTGCACACCACACACGGACGCCCCATATCCTTTGCTACCGGTGTTAAGCTGGCCAACCCTGAAAATGAAGTAGTGGTATTCACCGGGGACGGGGATGCAGCGGCCATCGGAGGTAACCACCTTATCCATGGAGCGCGCCGTAACATTAACCTCACCGTTATATGTATCAACAACAGCATCTACGGAATGACCGGAGGACAGATCAGTCCCACCAGTCCCCGGGGAAGTTATGGATCAACCGCACCCTACGGGGCAATCGAAAGACCATTTGACCTTTCCGAACTGGTTAAAGCAGCAGGTGCAACCTATGTGGCTCGATGGACCACAGCACAACCAGTGCAGTTATCCAATGCCATTAAAAAAGGACTTCAGAACAATGGATTTTCCTTCATAGAGGTAATTTCCCAGTGCCCCACTTACTTTGGGCGTAAAAACAAGATGCGCACTCCGGTGGAAATGATGCAGTGGATGAAAGAGGCCAGCATCGTAAAAAGAAGAGCAGACAAACTTTCTAATGAAGAACTAGAAGGAAAGATAGTTGTGGGAGAATTCCAAGCTAAAAAAGAAGCAGAATATTCAGATAGGATCTGCCAACTACTGGAAGATAAATGCACAACTGGAAAGCCATCTGCAATCAGATCAGCATACCAGGGGGATTGA
- a CDS encoding archaetidylserine decarboxylase: protein MFVKGTLKKAGILLTLAVLPFLFGYFLVTFIMFSLIAFLMQFFRDPNRKIPSNNGLIVAPADGRVLKGKIDCVKTVHYEDPLMEHILTPGGKGILVSTFMSPFDVHVNRAPISGRIVKTQHYPGKFKIAMRSVLTENEKNLIVIDSEYGKVGVIQIAGFVARRIVQYVEVGDYVKTGDRLGMIRFGSRVDLIIPYENTELMVAEGKKPTAGETIIAQMRK from the coding sequence ATGTTTGTCAAAGGAACTTTAAAAAAAGCAGGCATATTATTAACTCTAGCAGTCTTACCATTTCTTTTTGGTTATTTTCTGGTGACTTTCATCATGTTCTCCTTAATAGCCTTCTTGATGCAATTTTTCAGGGATCCTAATCGAAAAATACCCTCAAATAATGGTTTAATTGTTGCTCCCGCAGATGGTAGAGTTTTAAAGGGTAAAATTGATTGTGTAAAAACAGTTCACTATGAAGATCCATTAATGGAGCATATATTAACTCCGGGAGGAAAGGGTATTCTGGTTAGTACCTTTATGTCTCCCTTTGATGTCCATGTAAACCGGGCTCCCATCTCTGGAAGAATTGTTAAGACCCAACATTACCCGGGTAAATTTAAAATCGCTATGAGGAGTGTACTTACTGAAAATGAAAAGAATTTAATAGTTATAGATTCAGAGTATGGAAAAGTAGGGGTCATACAGATAGCTGGTTTCGTGGCCCGGCGCATAGTTCAATATGTGGAAGTGGGGGACTATGTAAAAACAGGGGACCGTCTGGGAATGATAAGATTTGGTTCCAGGGTAGATTTAATTATTCCCTATGAAAACACGGAGTTAATGGTTGCTGAAGGTAAAAAACCAACTGCTGGCGAGACTATAATTGCTCAAATGCGTAAATAA
- a CDS encoding archaetidylserine synthase, translated as MNIRNYVAFADFVSLANASSGFLAVVMMATGDLILAAKFMLLAVIFDSVDGWVARKTNRVDEHGFGINMDSLSDVISFGVAPGMLLFYACQTFFIPYINILVSLLIVICGILRLSRFNVLANSSDVPGGDKFVGLPIPITALVLGSFFLSGMFRMDLALIIMAVIAVLMISTIEYPKFRGMMLMIGGSVLIIGTILPQNILSSIGYLPAKLLFIFAIVYVIIVPLMELYGRLHRSGPHVR; from the coding sequence ATGAATATAAGGAATTATGTTGCATTCGCTGATTTTGTTTCGTTGGCTAATGCTTCTTCCGGGTTTTTGGCGGTGGTAATGATGGCCACCGGGGACCTGATCCTGGCAGCAAAGTTCATGCTCTTGGCGGTGATCTTTGACTCTGTAGATGGGTGGGTGGCCCGAAAAACTAATCGAGTTGATGAACATGGTTTCGGCATCAACATGGACTCACTTTCGGATGTGATCTCATTCGGTGTTGCCCCGGGAATGCTTTTGTTTTATGCGTGCCAGACGTTTTTCATACCATACATTAATATACTAGTATCACTCCTAATAGTTATATGTGGAATATTAAGACTCTCCCGGTTCAATGTACTTGCAAATTCAAGTGATGTTCCGGGTGGAGATAAATTCGTGGGACTACCCATACCTATCACTGCCTTGGTACTAGGATCATTCTTCCTCTCAGGCATGTTCCGAATGGACCTTGCACTAATCATCATGGCGGTGATTGCGGTGCTAATGATAAGCACCATTGAATATCCTAAATTTAGGGGTATGATGTTAATGATTGGAGGCAGTGTTTTGATCATTGGAACAATTTTGCCCCAGAACATTTTATCATCAATTGGATATCTTCCCGCAAAGCTTTTATTCATCTTCGCTATAGTATATGTAATAATTGTGCCTCTTATGGAATTATACGGCAGGCTTCATAGAAGTGGTCCACATGTTAGATAA
- the rnhB gene encoding ribonuclease HII, whose product MKLLGIDEAGRGSVLGPLVVCGVAVEEDRIKYLERLGLKDSKKVSPKKRVSLSRKIKRIAQCHTVHITAQDIDNLRARNVNLNEIEKLAINRIIAESTPDTCFIDSMDVKPERLTNELETMHPPLRVVAEHKADDRYPIVSAASIVAKVERDRAIQIIKKTYENVGSGYPSDPRTIEFLKIITKESPEELPDFIRRSWATVEKMQG is encoded by the coding sequence ATGAAACTATTAGGCATAGACGAAGCAGGAAGAGGATCTGTATTAGGCCCTCTAGTTGTTTGTGGTGTTGCAGTAGAAGAGGACCGGATTAAATATCTCGAAAGACTTGGTTTAAAGGATTCTAAAAAGGTATCCCCTAAAAAAAGGGTTTCTTTATCCCGAAAAATAAAAAGAATTGCCCAGTGCCATACCGTGCATATCACTGCCCAAGATATTGACAATCTGCGAGCCCGGAATGTTAACTTGAATGAAATTGAAAAACTGGCCATCAACCGTATCATCGCTGAGTCAACCCCCGACACCTGTTTCATTGACTCCATGGATGTTAAACCAGAAAGACTTACCAATGAATTGGAAACCATGCACCCCCCACTGAGGGTTGTGGCAGAACACAAAGCAGATGACCGTTACCCCATTGTTTCGGCAGCATCCATAGTAGCCAAGGTAGAACGTGACCGGGCCATTCAGATCATCAAAAAGACCTACGAAAATGTAGGATCGGGTTATCCCAGCGACCCCCGCACCATTGAATTTCTAAAAATAATTACCAAAGAGTCCCCTGAGGAACTCCCTGACTTTATACGCCGATCATGGGCCACTGTAGAAAAAATGCAAGGATAA